Genomic window (Neorickettsia findlayensis):
CCTTAAAAATACCTTTGTGGAATTCCAGAATTGAAACATCAAAAGTTCCACCACCCAGGTCATAGACGATGTATCTGCCTTTTTCTTTTTTCTCATCAATTCCGTAGAAAAGTGCTGCTGCAGTTGGTTCGCTCAATAGACGCACAACATTTAGTCCAGCAATCGTTGCTGCATCCTTAATTGCCGTGCGAGAAGCGTTGTCAAAGTATGCCGGGACTGTTACCACAGCCATGTTCACACAGTGTCCAAGATATTTTTCAGCTGCACTTTTTAGAGATGCAAAAATTCTGGATGCATACCCTATTGAGAGAGCGCACATCTCCTGTGGATTGTCGCGTATACTTCCCGGAATGCTCGCTTTTTTCGCAATTATCCTCTTTATTGAGAGAATGTAACCTTTACATTTTTTTGCTTCCTTTCCGACAATTATGTCCTTGCCTTTTACACCGATAGTGGACGGAAGAAGGATGCTACCATCCTCCTGAGGAATAACAACGCATTTTCCGCTATCGAATACACAAACAAGAGAATTGGTCGTTCCAAAATCTATACCTATGATGACTTCGCGATCAAGTCTTTGTCTTGGTTCACCGATTGTTATCACTTGCATAGATCCTTTGTTTTATTTTTTCTAAATATTTGAGTCCTACACAGTGCGAGCTTGCCAAGTCGTAATTTTTGCAATTAAAAGCTTCTTCCATTTGTTGCAAAGCATTGGTGTACATTTTCTCTACTAACGGTAGTACCTCTGTGGCTCCGCCGTTTTCTACTTTTTCCTCCAATTCGATGATTTGCATAAGCAGTTCTGGACGGCATCTATCCGAGAGGTTCGTGTAACCAGATAATTCTAACAAATGCTGTGCTCTGTTAACCGGATCTTTTAAAAAGTGGTACGCTTTGTTGACCAATTGAACCTTCCCATAGACAACAGAATCTTCCTGAATTGAATTAGACGTGGTTCTCAATTCTTTCTGCAGAGTGAGATAGGATTTCTCTAATGAATCTGCAGGGTCTAGAGTGAACCTTTCTTCTAACTCCAGGACCCTGAAATAATTTTTTTTTTGCATCTCACGTGGTTAACTAATCCAACTATCTTTCAAACAAGAATAAATGCACACCTACTTTCCTTGGTGTGAAGTTTAGTGTTGCACCCGTCTCGCTCAATTTAGTATCGTACTCACCTACTCAATAGTAAAAACTCTTGCCACATCCACATCTTCCTTTCTCCTTGGGATTTTTAAAAACGAATCCACTTTTGAATTTTGTTTCTTCATACTCTATTTGGGTTCCAATAATTCTAAGCATCGTTTTTGGATCAACAAATAATACTACCTTTCCACCTGGCTCTTGTACTAACTCTACAACTTCATCACATAGTGTTGCCTCTTCGACGTACTCCATGCCGTATTCATTTCCGCCGCACCCCTTGGAAAGTAATTTTATTCTTATTCCCAGAGTCGACTTACCCTTTCTTTTCCTTTCATCAATTAGCTCAACAAACTTTTGAAATGCCAAGGTGCTTACTGTGATAGGTGGTCCAGTTGAGTTCATCTGAATCTAGATATGGAGAACTTTACTTTACCCTTTTTTATCTGTTGGCTCCTCAGCATTAGAAGCACCCTGTTTATCTTTAAAATCTTTGATTGCAGCTTTAATTGCGTCCTCTGCCAGCATGGAGCAATGCATCTTTATTGGCGGGAGGCACAAAGTAGATGCGATCTCGGTGTTCTTAATTTGTTCTGCTTCCTCGATACTCTTCCCGATTAGATATTCTGTTGCTAAAGAGCTTGATGCTATTGCTGAGCCACAACCGAAGGTTTTAAACTTTGCATCTACAATACAACCGTTATCATCAACTTCAATCTGTAACCTCATCACATCTCCACAGGCTGGAGCACCTACTAAACCGGTTCCTACGTTTTTTTTGTTCTTATCAATCGTACCAACATTTCTTGGGTTGTTGTAATGATTTAATACGGAATCACTATAAGCCATAAACGTCCTCCTCCTAAACTAAATATTAATATTACCTATTTTATCAACCATTTGCCTAGCTCGCATCCCATTTTATCGAGTTAAGATCTATCCCTTCCTGAGCCATTTCCCATAGAGGGCTCATCTCACGCAGCCGAATAACTTTTTTCACAAGCAACTCACCAGCCATAGTTATTTCTTCTTCTGTGTTATACCTACCAACCGAAAAGCGTATTGATGAGTGAGCGAGGTCCTCTGTGACTCCAAGTGCTTTCAGAACGTAGGATGGCTCTAAAGATGCTGATGTACACGCAGATCCGGAGCTAACAGATATTTCGGGGATTGCCATAATTATTGATTCTCCTTCAACATAAGGGAAACTGATGTTGAGATTGCCAGGTAGCCTTACTGAGGGATCCCCGTTTAAAACTACGTCTGGTATTCCTGCCTTGATTATTTTGTACAGCTTATTTGCTAGGAACTTTACTCTTTTATGTTCTTCTTCCATTACCTTTGCGGCAACTTCTGCTGCTTTTCCGAAACCAACAATCAACGGAGTAGGAAGTGTGCCGGAGCGAATACCTCTTTCTTGACCACCTCCGCTGAACAACGGTGT
Coding sequences:
- the hscB gene encoding Fe-S protein assembly co-chaperone HscB — its product is MQKKNYFRVLELEERFTLDPADSLEKSYLTLQKELRTTSNSIQEDSVVYGKVQLVNKAYHFLKDPVNRAQHLLELSGYTNLSDRCRPELLMQIIELEEKVENGGATEVLPLVEKMYTNALQQMEEAFNCKNYDLASSHCVGLKYLEKIKQRIYASDNNR
- a CDS encoding HesB/IscA family protein, translated to MNSTGPPITVSTLAFQKFVELIDERKRKGKSTLGIRIKLLSKGCGGNEYGMEYVEEATLCDEVVELVQEPGGKVVLFVDPKTMLRIIGTQIEYEETKFKSGFVFKNPKEKGRCGCGKSFYY
- the iscU gene encoding Fe-S cluster assembly scaffold IscU, which codes for MAYSDSVLNHYNNPRNVGTIDKNKKNVGTGLVGAPACGDVMRLQIEVDDNGCIVDAKFKTFGCGSAIASSSLATEYLIGKSIEEAEQIKNTEIASTLCLPPIKMHCSMLAEDAIKAAIKDFKDKQGASNAEEPTDKKG